From Triticum aestivum cultivar Chinese Spring chromosome 4A, IWGSC CS RefSeq v2.1, whole genome shotgun sequence, a single genomic window includes:
- the LOC123085723 gene encoding F-box protein At5g46170, whose product MQSRHRVFAEDLLLAQLQGEDHFDSVPDSLVLLIFNKLADARSLGRCSAVSRRFNALVPLVDDACLRIDRVIAAADADDALALPRQRGVLSGLLKTVLLAVLKPFGGHCDAGARPAGHAAAKHAPHHSPAQVLKNFSSIRNLRMELPVSDVGTDDGVLLRWKAVFGTTLQSCVILGGTRLEHASHPPSASASASGAPDEHDASQGDDDNGSIPESFYTNGGLKLRVVWTISSLIAAATRHYLLREIVKEHPTLERVELTDAHGQGTLCMERPQLKEFTDKPLAAAAAAANRTQVPACNMKLRYAPMLELSDGTRIQGATLVVIKPVGEAGGIGGGRKELDEFVAGAFDGPFREAVAMLSKRRTYLLEMNGF is encoded by the coding sequence ATGCAGTCCAGGCACCGGGTGTTCGCCGAGGACCTGCTCCTGGCGCAGCTGCAGGGGGAGGACCACTTCGACAGCGTGCCGGACTCGCTGGTGCTCCTCATCTTCAACAAGCTCGCCGACGCGCGCTCGCTCGGCCGCTGCTCCGCCGTCTCGCGCCGCTTCAACGCGCTCGTCCCGCTCGTCGACGACGCCTGCCTCCGCATCGACCGCGtcatcgccgccgccgacgccgacgacgCGCTCGCCCTCCCGCGCCAGCGCGGCGTCCTCTCCGGCCTCCTCAAGACCGTGCTCCTCGCCGTGCTCAAGCCCTTCGGCGGACACTGCGACGCCGGGGCCAGGCCCGCCGGCCACGCGGCCGCCAAGCACGCGCCGCACCACTCGCCCGCGCAGGTGCTCAAGAACTTCAGCAGCATCCGCAACCTCCGCATGGAGCTCCCAGTCTCCGACGTCGGCACCGACGACGGCGTCCTCCTCAGGTGGAAGGCCGTCTTCGGCACCACGCTCCAGAGCTGCGTCATCCTGGGCGGGACAAGGCTGGAGCACGCCTCGCACCcgccctccgcctccgcctccgcctccggggCCCCGGACGAGCACGACGCCTCGCAGGGGGACGACGACAATGGGAGCATACCCGAGTCCTTCTACACCAACGGCGGGCTGAAGCTGCGCGTGGTGTGGACCATCAGCTCGCTCATCGCTGCGGCCACCAGGCACTACCTCCTCCGCGAGATCGTCAAGGAGCACCCCACCCTGGAGCGCGTGGAGCTGACGGACGCGCACGGCCAGGGCACGCTGTGCATGGAGCGCCCGCAGCTCAAGGAGTTCACCGAcaagccgctcgccgccgccgccgccgccgccaaccgcacGCAGGTGCCGGCCTGCAACATGAAGCTCCGATACGCGCCCATGCTGGAGCTGTCAGACGGGACGAGGATCCAGGGCGCGACGCTGGTGGTGATCAAGCCCGTGGGCGAGGCCGGCGGCATCGGCGGTGGGCGCAAGGAGCTGGACGAGTTCGTGGCCGGCGCCTTCGACGGGCCCTTCAGGGAGGCCGTGGCGATGCTCAGCAAGCGCCGCACCTACCTGCTAGAGATGAACGGATTCTAA
- the LOC123085724 gene encoding endoplasmic reticulum-Golgi intermediate compartment protein 3: MELWSKLRSLDAYPKVNEDFYSRTLSGGLITIVSSLAILLLFFSEIRLYLYAATESKLTVDTSRGERLHINFDVTFPALPCSLVAIDTMDVSGEQHYDIRHDIMKKRIDHLGNVIESRKDGVGSPKIERPLQNHGGRLDHNEVYCGSCYGSEESDDQCCNSCEEVRDSYRKKGWALTNVESIDQCKREGFVQRLKDEQGEGCNIHGFVDVNKVAGNFHFAPGKSLDHAFNFLQDMLNFQPENYNISHKINKLSFGKEFPGVINPLDGVEWKQEQTTGLTGMYQYFVKVVPTIYTDIRGRKIHSNQFSVTEHFREAIGLPRPPPGVYFFYEFSPIQVDFTEENTSLLHFLTNICAIVGGIFTVAGIIDSFVYHGHRAIKKKMEIGKLG, from the exons ATGGAGCTGTGGAGCAAGCTGAGGAGCCTCGACGCTTACCCCAAGGTGAACGAGGACTTCTACAGCCGCACCCTCTCCGGCGGACTCATCACCATCGTCTCCTCCCTCGctatcctcctcctcttcttctcagAGATCC GGTTGTATCTATATGCTGCTACAGAGAGTAAGCTCACAGTTGATACCTCAAGAGGGGAAAGGTTACATATCAAT TTTGATGTTACATTCCCCGCTCTTCCCTGTTCTCTTGTTGCTATTGATACTATGGATGTCAGTGGAGAGCAACATTATGATATA AGACATGACATAATGAAGAAAAGAATTGATCATCTTGGTAATGTAATTGAATCGAGAAAAGATGGAGTTGGTTCCCCTAAG ATTGAAAGACCATTGCAGAATCATGGTGGAAGGCTTGACCACAATGAGGTTTACTGTGGGTCTTGTTATGGTTCCGAAGAG TCAGATGACCAGTGTTGTAACTCCTGTGAAGAAGTTCGTGATTCCTATCGGAAGAAAGGTTGGGCACTCACTAACGTAGAATCAATTGATCAG TGCAAGAGAGAGGGCTTCGTTCAAAGGTTAAAAGACGAACAAGGCGAAGGTTGCAACATTCATGGGTTTGTAGATGTCAATAAAGTTGCTGGAAATTTTCACTTTGCCCCAGGAAAAAGCTTGGACCATGCATTCAACTTCCTTCAAGATATGTTGAACTTCCAGCCAGAAAATTACAAT ATAAGCCACAAGATAAACAAACTGTCCTTTGGGAAAGAGTTTCCTGGTGTTATCAATCCTCTTGATGG TGTAGAGTGGAAACAGGAGCAGACAACTGGATTAACAGGGATGTACCAGTATTTTGTGAAG GTTGTTCCTACTATCTATACAGATATTAGGGGGCGAAAGATTCACTCAAATCAG TTTTCTGTGACGGAGCACTTCAGAGAAGCAATTGGCCTCCCGAGGCCCCCGCCCGGTGTATATTTCTTCTACGAATTTTCACCAATTCAG GTTGATTTTACTGAAGAGAACACATCGCTTCTTCACTTCCTGACAAACATATGTGCCATTGTTGGAG GCATATTCACCGTGGCAGGCATCATAGATTCTTTTGTGTACCATGGTCATCGTGCGATCAAGAAGAAGATGGAGATCGGAAAGCTGGGGTAA